One Streptomyces sp. RPA4-2 genomic window carries:
- a CDS encoding AMP-binding protein gives MIVPFGARDFLDRATAVYADRIGIVDEPEQPAEPWEGLTYRRIGELARAQAAGLDALGVPHGARVAVVSPNSARLLTAFFGVSGFGRVLVPVNFRLTADEVNYIVDHSGASAVLVDPELTDRLAGITCKHRFTLGAAADAELYRFGAEPVPWQPDENATATINYTSGTTARPKGVQITHRNIWVNAVTFALHAGVTDRDVYLHTLPMFHANGWGMPFAMSALGVRQIVLRKVDGAEILRRVAEHGVTVMCAAPAVVNAVLTAARSWEGEIPGRDRVRIIVAGAPPPTRTAARVESELGWEFIQIYGLTETSPLLTINRSRAEWDGLDTQARAEHLVRAGAPALGVTLRTDDEGEILARSNVVLEGYWDQPEETALALSDGWFHTGDGGSVGEYGHLTISDRKKDVIITGGENVSSIEVEDVLFSHPAVAEVAVIGVPHEKWGETVKALVVLAPGTEVTEDELVQYCKERLAGFKTPTSVEFRDQLARTATGKLQKYKLREEYWEGHRRGVN, from the coding sequence ATGATCGTCCCGTTCGGGGCCCGTGATTTTCTGGACCGCGCCACGGCCGTGTACGCCGACCGGATCGGCATCGTCGACGAGCCGGAGCAGCCGGCCGAGCCCTGGGAGGGGCTGACGTACCGGCGGATCGGCGAGCTGGCGCGCGCCCAGGCCGCCGGACTCGACGCGCTCGGCGTGCCGCACGGCGCTCGGGTGGCGGTGGTCTCTCCCAACAGTGCACGGCTGCTCACCGCGTTCTTCGGCGTCAGCGGTTTCGGGCGGGTCCTGGTGCCGGTCAACTTCCGGCTGACGGCGGACGAGGTGAACTACATCGTCGACCACTCGGGGGCGAGCGCCGTCCTCGTCGACCCGGAGCTGACGGACCGGCTGGCCGGAATCACCTGCAAGCACCGGTTCACCCTCGGGGCCGCCGCGGACGCGGAGCTGTACCGGTTCGGCGCCGAACCGGTGCCCTGGCAGCCGGACGAGAACGCCACCGCGACCATCAATTACACCAGCGGTACGACCGCCCGCCCCAAGGGCGTACAGATCACGCACCGCAACATCTGGGTGAACGCGGTGACCTTCGCCCTGCACGCGGGGGTCACGGACCGGGACGTCTACCTGCACACGCTCCCCATGTTCCACGCCAACGGATGGGGCATGCCGTTCGCGATGTCGGCGCTGGGGGTACGGCAGATCGTCCTGCGCAAGGTCGACGGTGCCGAGATCCTGCGACGGGTGGCCGAGCACGGCGTGACGGTCATGTGCGCGGCGCCCGCGGTCGTCAACGCGGTGCTCACCGCGGCCCGTTCCTGGGAGGGTGAGATCCCCGGCCGCGACCGGGTACGGATCATCGTCGCCGGCGCTCCGCCGCCCACCCGGACCGCCGCCCGCGTCGAATCCGAGCTGGGCTGGGAGTTCATCCAGATCTACGGCCTCACCGAGACCTCCCCCCTGCTCACGATCAACCGCAGCCGCGCCGAGTGGGACGGCCTCGACACCCAGGCGCGCGCGGAGCACCTGGTCCGGGCCGGCGCTCCCGCGCTCGGCGTGACCCTGCGCACCGACGATGAGGGCGAGATCCTCGCACGCTCGAACGTGGTCCTGGAGGGCTACTGGGACCAGCCCGAGGAGACCGCCCTGGCGTTGTCCGACGGCTGGTTCCACACCGGCGACGGCGGATCGGTGGGCGAGTACGGCCACCTGACCATCAGCGACCGCAAGAAGGACGTGATCATCACCGGCGGCGAGAACGTGTCCTCGATCGAGGTGGAGGACGTGCTCTTCAGCCACCCCGCGGTCGCCGAGGTCGCGGTGATCGGCGTACCGCACGAGAAGTGGGGCGAGACGGTCAAGGCGCTGGTCGTCCTCGCACCCGGCACCGAGGTCACGGAGGACGAGCTGGTCCAGTACTGCAAGGAACGCCTCGCCGGGTTCAAGACGCCGACCTCCGTCGAGTTCCGGGACCAGCTGGCCCGGACGGCGACCGGCAAACTCCAGAAGTACAAACTGCGCGAGGAGTACTGGGAAGGACACCGCCGAGGCGTCAACTGA
- a CDS encoding LuxR family transcriptional regulator: MSLEAAGVSVTEEFVYRHLVTTGRATAREVAERTGLSHAEAEQALDTLSAKGMASHTDVLPRHFHATPPDVALMPRLKRNADALDLARAEATSLLQSYRDTMRRQDASELIEVIVGAEALRQHLRHIQASVQDEMLWFCKAQYVAMPSGSNSSEFEALARGVRYRVLYEKAFFDDAGAVDNVVAGVRAGEVARAVPHLPLRLAVADRAIAVCPLVPGGPQGSPDEPTAALVRDSNLLAALIALFERYWEDAVPLDVDDSGAVAGTDGVGAGDPLSATDRRLLSLLVAGVADKAIATQMGLSRRTVQRHIQHMMELAGAATRMQLAWQAARRGWL; encoded by the coding sequence GTGTCGCTTGAGGCGGCTGGGGTGTCGGTGACCGAGGAGTTCGTCTATCGGCACCTGGTGACGACGGGCCGGGCCACCGCCCGGGAAGTCGCCGAACGCACCGGACTGAGTCACGCGGAGGCCGAGCAGGCGCTCGACACGCTCTCGGCCAAAGGCATGGCCAGCCACACGGACGTGCTTCCCCGCCACTTCCACGCCACTCCGCCCGACGTGGCGCTGATGCCGCGGCTGAAACGGAACGCCGACGCGTTGGACCTCGCCAGAGCGGAGGCCACCAGCCTGCTGCAGTCCTACCGCGACACGATGCGCAGGCAGGACGCCAGCGAACTGATCGAGGTCATCGTCGGGGCCGAGGCGCTGCGCCAGCATCTGCGCCACATCCAGGCGAGTGTGCAGGACGAGATGCTCTGGTTCTGCAAGGCCCAGTACGTGGCCATGCCCTCGGGCAGCAACAGTTCGGAGTTCGAGGCACTCGCGCGGGGTGTGCGCTACCGGGTCCTGTACGAGAAGGCCTTCTTCGACGACGCGGGCGCCGTCGACAACGTCGTAGCCGGCGTACGGGCCGGGGAGGTCGCCCGCGCCGTTCCCCATCTGCCGCTGCGTCTGGCGGTCGCGGACCGTGCCATCGCGGTCTGCCCGCTCGTGCCCGGCGGCCCGCAGGGCAGTCCCGACGAGCCGACCGCGGCGCTGGTACGGGACAGCAATCTGCTGGCCGCTCTCATCGCGCTGTTCGAACGCTACTGGGAGGACGCCGTCCCGCTGGACGTCGACGACTCGGGCGCGGTCGCCGGTACCGACGGGGTCGGCGCGGGCGACCCGCTCTCGGCCACGGACCGGCGGCTGCTGTCCCTCCTCGTGGCCGGTGTCGCCGACAAGGCGATCGCCACGCAGATGGGCCTGAGCCGCCGCACCGTGCAGCGTCACATCCAGCACATGATGGAACTCGCCGGCGCGGCCACCCGGATGCAACTCGCCTGGCAGGCCGCCCGCCGGGGATGGCTCTGA